From Candidatus Abyssobacteria bacterium SURF_5, the proteins below share one genomic window:
- a CDS encoding colanic acid biosynthesis glycosyltransferase WcaL: MESFDPIRVGYVLKMYPRFSETFIVNEMLAHQEAGLDFEIFSLRPANDGRFHESLARLRVPVTYLEKPGGSEGVKKFWNAIRDAMAELPGLAANLEAALEENVNDVYQAIRVARLACARGITHLHAHFASTAASVARLAALFAGLTYSFTAHAKDIYHESVNREDLSRKLNDAAAVITVSDYNCSYLRTSFGLSDERVTRIYNGIDLNLFQYISPLRRAPKIVCVGRLVEKKGFAYLIDACSLLMRSRHHFDAEIIGAGPLEADLRNQIESLGLTERVRLLGPLPQGEVIQRMHEAAVVAAPCVLGSDGDRDGLPTVLLEAMALGTPCISTDVTGIPEILLNEQTGLMVAQNDAAGLAAALERLLYDGELRERLALSARALIESEFDLQRNAAHMRNVVLQSAAQLKTLAL; the protein is encoded by the coding sequence ATGGAATCATTTGATCCAATCCGAGTGGGCTATGTACTGAAGATGTATCCCCGGTTTTCAGAGACCTTTATTGTCAATGAGATGCTCGCGCATCAGGAGGCGGGGCTGGATTTTGAAATCTTTTCGTTGCGCCCGGCCAACGACGGCCGCTTCCACGAATCCCTCGCCCGACTGCGTGTCCCGGTCACTTATCTGGAGAAGCCGGGCGGGAGCGAGGGCGTGAAAAAGTTCTGGAACGCGATACGCGACGCGATGGCCGAATTGCCGGGTCTTGCGGCCAATCTCGAGGCCGCCCTGGAGGAAAATGTCAATGACGTGTATCAGGCAATTCGCGTCGCACGGCTTGCGTGCGCGCGGGGCATCACCCATCTGCATGCCCATTTCGCGAGCACAGCGGCGTCCGTCGCCCGATTGGCTGCACTCTTTGCCGGATTGACGTATTCCTTTACGGCGCACGCGAAAGATATTTATCATGAGAGCGTGAATCGGGAAGACCTGAGCCGCAAGCTGAATGATGCCGCCGCGGTCATTACCGTCAGCGACTACAATTGCTCCTATCTTCGGACCTCGTTCGGATTATCAGACGAGCGGGTAACCCGCATCTATAACGGGATCGACCTGAACCTTTTCCAATACATCTCTCCCCTTCGGCGCGCCCCAAAAATAGTCTGTGTCGGCCGGCTGGTCGAGAAGAAGGGGTTCGCTTATCTGATCGATGCATGCAGCCTCCTGATGCGGTCGCGGCACCATTTTGATGCCGAGATCATCGGCGCCGGCCCGCTCGAGGCGGATTTGCGCAATCAAATCGAATCTCTTGGCCTGACGGAGCGGGTGCGCCTGCTCGGTCCGCTGCCACAAGGTGAAGTCATCCAGCGCATGCATGAGGCGGCTGTCGTGGCGGCCCCGTGCGTTCTCGGCTCCGATGGCGACCGCGACGGCCTGCCGACCGTGCTGCTCGAAGCCATGGCTCTCGGCACGCCGTGCATCTCGACCGACGTCACGGGCATTCCCGAAATTCTGTTGAACGAACAGACGGGACTTATGGTTGCCCAAAACGATGCGGCCGGGCTTGCGGCGGCTCTCGAACGACTTCTTTACGACGGCGAACTGCGTGAAAGGCTTGCCCTTTCGGCCCGCGCCTTGATCGAGTCCGAATTTGACCTGCAGCGAAACGCTGCCCATATGAGGAATGTGGTGTTGCAATCGGCAGCACAATTAAAAACGCTGGCTCTTTAG
- a CDS encoding glycosyltransferase, with amino-acid sequence MYRNRLPRKLKVALYSHDSQGLGHVRRNLCITQAFSRCDPSPSTLLIVGAREAALFSTPRGVDFLSLPAISKENDGKYASRSLDMPLEKISELRANTIRSVLDLFSPDVFVIDKHPTGILGELEKTLELLREKGGTRCVLGLRDVLDHPSAVWKEWHRLGTDAVVSSFFDEVWVYSDPTIYDPISECRICQDINVPIRYTGYLGRKHELDAHTKGLNGLNKPPGVPAGRFVLCMVGGGQDGFKVAEAFANAELPDDTHAVLVTGPFMSADKKRKLGRASENNRRLTVFEFYKWPELLLQAAWKVVSMGGYNTVIEMLSLRKNGLIVPRVKPRSEQLIRAERLQKLGLLDMVHPDKLTPAALSRWFASDVVERPFARIDLMGTQRISGFLARLVSKNPVAESRSAGVAEYGII; translated from the coding sequence ATGTATCGCAACAGACTGCCACGAAAACTGAAGGTCGCGCTGTACTCGCATGATTCGCAGGGGCTTGGACATGTCCGGCGCAATCTTTGTATCACCCAGGCTTTCAGCCGATGCGATCCCTCTCCATCGACGCTGCTGATTGTGGGGGCGCGTGAGGCTGCGCTCTTTTCAACTCCGCGCGGAGTTGATTTTCTCTCCTTGCCGGCGATTTCAAAAGAGAATGACGGAAAGTACGCTTCCCGCTCACTCGACATGCCGCTCGAAAAGATCAGCGAATTACGAGCGAATACCATTCGCTCGGTGCTCGATCTGTTCTCACCCGACGTTTTCGTTATAGACAAGCACCCGACCGGCATTCTTGGCGAATTGGAAAAAACCCTGGAGCTTCTGCGGGAAAAAGGAGGCACGCGCTGTGTTTTAGGACTCCGGGATGTGCTCGATCATCCGAGCGCCGTCTGGAAAGAGTGGCACCGGCTCGGGACGGACGCCGTCGTCTCCTCCTTTTTCGATGAGGTTTGGGTCTACAGCGATCCGACAATATACGATCCCATTTCCGAGTGCCGCATCTGTCAGGATATCAACGTGCCGATTCGCTATACAGGCTATCTGGGGCGAAAGCACGAGCTGGATGCACACACCAAAGGATTGAACGGGCTGAACAAGCCTCCGGGAGTGCCCGCCGGAAGGTTCGTTCTCTGCATGGTTGGGGGAGGCCAGGACGGCTTCAAAGTGGCCGAGGCCTTTGCAAATGCCGAACTGCCGGATGACACCCACGCCGTGCTTGTTACCGGTCCGTTCATGTCCGCCGACAAGAAAAGAAAGCTTGGCCGGGCGAGCGAAAACAACCGGCGCCTCACCGTCTTTGAATTCTACAAATGGCCTGAACTCTTGCTGCAAGCGGCCTGGAAGGTCGTCTCCATGGGGGGCTACAACACGGTTATCGAGATGCTCTCGCTCAGGAAAAATGGATTGATCGTACCGAGAGTAAAGCCGCGCTCCGAACAACTCATTCGGGCGGAGCGACTGCAGAAACTGGGGCTGCTTGATATGGTGCATCCCGACAAACTGACACCGGCCGCCCTGAGCAGGTGGTTTGCCAGTGACGTGGTAGAACGGCCCTTTGCTCGCATCGATCTTATGGGCACGCAGAGGATATCCGGATTTCTCGCTCGTTTAGTTTCCAAAAACCCTGTCGCCGAATCAAGAAGTGCGGGAGTCGCTGAATATGGAATCATTTGA
- a CDS encoding glycosyltransferase family 1 protein, whose amino-acid sequence MRIAYICMDPGIPVFGSKGSSVHVQEMIRALRRQKVEIRLITANAGGNDLSNRQNLVVHQLSAAPNSDPGARERAALAANSNVHEYLRRTGPYDFIYERFALWSFAGMEHARAAGIPGILEVNAPLIEEQARHRVLVHKALAERAARRSFRAASSILAVSAEVADWVSVYPEAAGRIHVISNGVDTERFHPDVPPAVDRKPDSFTIGFVGTLKPWHDLDTLVDAFQQLHDRYSDVRLLIVGDGPRRKHLKDTLAARHLLKSAQLIGAVNPSEVPAWLTSMDAALALYPDLDHFYFSPLKVYEYLAAGLPVVATNIGKLGGVITHGENGFLCPPGDTAAVVSALETLRKDRDLRERMGKSARALVSKAHTWDAVAKRVLELAAPNESSHGIAAEGAGC is encoded by the coding sequence TTGCGAATCGCTTATATTTGCATGGACCCCGGCATTCCCGTATTCGGTTCAAAGGGGTCTTCGGTCCACGTGCAGGAAATGATCCGCGCACTAAGGCGCCAAAAAGTGGAAATTCGGTTGATCACGGCAAATGCCGGCGGCAATGACTTATCCAACCGGCAGAACTTGGTCGTCCATCAACTTTCGGCGGCGCCTAATTCTGATCCCGGCGCCCGCGAGCGGGCGGCTCTGGCGGCGAATAGCAACGTGCACGAGTACCTGCGGCGAACGGGGCCGTACGATTTTATTTACGAGAGGTTTGCCCTCTGGAGTTTCGCCGGAATGGAACATGCGAGGGCAGCCGGCATACCCGGCATTTTGGAGGTCAATGCTCCGCTGATCGAGGAGCAGGCGCGCCACCGGGTGCTTGTACATAAAGCCTTAGCCGAGCGTGCCGCACGCCGCTCGTTTCGTGCGGCGAGCAGTATCCTGGCGGTCTCCGCAGAGGTGGCGGACTGGGTGAGCGTCTATCCGGAAGCAGCGGGGCGCATCCATGTTATCTCGAATGGAGTTGATACGGAGCGGTTTCATCCCGATGTTCCTCCCGCCGTCGATCGTAAGCCCGACTCTTTCACGATCGGGTTTGTCGGTACGCTGAAACCCTGGCACGATCTGGACACGCTTGTTGACGCATTTCAACAACTGCATGACCGTTATTCGGATGTGCGCCTGTTGATTGTCGGCGACGGGCCGCGGCGAAAACATCTGAAGGATACCCTCGCGGCGCGCCACCTGCTGAAGTCGGCGCAATTGATCGGCGCTGTCAATCCGTCAGAAGTTCCGGCATGGCTTACGTCAATGGACGCCGCGCTCGCACTCTATCCGGACCTCGACCATTTTTATTTCTCGCCTCTGAAGGTGTACGAATATCTTGCCGCGGGCCTGCCGGTGGTCGCCACCAACATTGGGAAACTGGGAGGTGTCATAACACACGGAGAAAATGGTTTCCTCTGTCCGCCCGGCGACACGGCGGCCGTCGTGAGTGCGCTCGAGACCTTGCGCAAGGATCGTGACCTGCGCGAGCGAATGGGAAAATCGGCGAGGGCGCTGGTCTCGAAGGCGCACACGTGGGATGCAGTCGCGAAACGCGTCCTGGAATTGGCTGCGCCAAACGAATCTTCACATGGGATCGCTGCGGAGGGCGCCGGATGCTGA
- a CDS encoding ABC transporter ATP-binding protein, whose product MLSLPKFVKWRKSAAGVVKRFWPQARKQLLLIVTAGVAMVFEILLRILQPWPLKFVFDGVIHSAPGRDAFPLAGACIAVVVITGLRAAVSYISTVSLALAGNRVLSEVRRKVYHHLLRLSLSYHDKAKSGDLITRVTGDIGRLQDVAVTAALPLLVHSLTLAGMLGMMFWINWKLALVALSALPFASLSFIRLTGRIREAARIQRKREGKMAAAAGEALAAIKVVKAFALEKVLEDDFSRQNKSSLREGVRTTRLSARLERSVDLFTAVGTALVLWVGARLVIDGSLTAGDLIVYMAYLRSAFRPMQDLAKYTSRIAKATAAGERVLDVLDAKPDISDLPEAVAAPAFRGAVRFDNVTFQYVPGHYVLKDISFEIEAGRQIALVGPSGSGKSTLMSLLLRFYDPTRGRIIIDGCDIRNYTLSSLRAQIRVVLQESFLFGVSIRDNIGYGAIEATDNEIEAAARLANAHDFIQALPEGYDTILGERGCTLSGGERQRIALARATLAPAPILILDEPTTGLDKENEKRVRQALKNVTRGRTTILITHDMRLARHANLILYFENEQIVERGTHDELLRLEGRYAAMHALQSFEGEVAAREEEIHAYSRR is encoded by the coding sequence ATGCTGAGCCTGCCGAAATTCGTCAAATGGCGAAAAAGCGCCGCCGGCGTTGTAAAACGGTTTTGGCCGCAGGCGAGAAAGCAGTTGCTGCTGATTGTAACCGCCGGTGTGGCCATGGTCTTTGAAATCCTTCTGCGAATCCTCCAGCCATGGCCGCTCAAATTCGTGTTCGATGGGGTCATCCATTCCGCGCCCGGTCGCGACGCCTTTCCGCTTGCAGGCGCGTGCATCGCCGTCGTCGTCATCACCGGTTTGCGCGCCGCAGTTTCTTACATCAGCACCGTCAGCCTGGCGCTGGCGGGGAACCGGGTGCTGAGCGAGGTCAGGCGAAAAGTCTATCATCATCTGCTGCGTCTCTCTCTTTCGTACCATGACAAGGCCAAGAGCGGCGACCTGATCACCCGCGTAACCGGCGACATCGGGCGCCTGCAGGACGTTGCGGTAACGGCCGCTCTTCCGCTCCTGGTTCATTCGCTGACGCTCGCCGGTATGCTCGGCATGATGTTCTGGATCAACTGGAAGCTCGCACTGGTGGCGCTCTCGGCGCTGCCCTTCGCGTCGCTGTCTTTTATCCGGCTGACCGGCCGCATTCGGGAGGCGGCTCGGATACAGCGTAAGCGGGAAGGGAAAATGGCCGCCGCAGCCGGCGAGGCGCTGGCGGCGATCAAAGTGGTGAAGGCGTTCGCTCTGGAGAAGGTTCTCGAGGACGACTTCTCGCGCCAGAACAAGAGCAGCCTCAGGGAAGGCGTGCGCACCACGCGTTTGTCGGCGCGGCTGGAGCGGTCGGTGGACCTTTTCACTGCGGTGGGTACTGCGCTCGTTTTATGGGTCGGCGCCCGGCTGGTCATCGATGGCTCTCTCACGGCCGGCGATCTTATTGTGTACATGGCTTATCTCAGGAGCGCGTTTCGCCCGATGCAGGACCTGGCCAAATACACAAGCCGCATCGCAAAAGCGACGGCTGCGGGCGAGCGCGTGCTCGACGTGCTCGACGCAAAGCCGGATATCAGCGACCTTCCGGAAGCCGTCGCAGCTCCGGCATTTCGCGGGGCCGTTCGGTTTGACAACGTAACGTTCCAGTATGTGCCCGGCCATTATGTTCTGAAGGATATCTCGTTTGAAATCGAGGCCGGGCGCCAGATCGCGCTGGTCGGTCCCTCGGGCAGCGGCAAATCGACGCTGATGAGCCTGCTGCTTCGGTTCTACGATCCGACCCGTGGGCGCATCATTATCGACGGCTGCGACATTAGAAACTACACGCTTTCCTCGCTTCGCGCGCAGATACGCGTGGTCCTGCAGGAGAGTTTCCTTTTCGGCGTGAGCATCCGCGACAACATCGGGTACGGCGCCATCGAAGCGACCGATAACGAAATCGAGGCGGCGGCGCGGCTGGCGAATGCTCATGATTTCATTCAGGCGCTTCCTGAGGGATACGACACGATCCTCGGCGAGCGCGGCTGCACCTTATCCGGCGGCGAGCGGCAGAGGATCGCCCTTGCCCGCGCCACACTCGCGCCGGCGCCGATCCTCATTCTCGATGAGCCAACCACCGGCCTTGATAAGGAGAACGAAAAGCGAGTGAGGCAGGCGCTGAAGAATGTCACCCGAGGGCGAACCACCATTCTGATAACCCACGATATGCGGCTGGCCCGGCACGCAAATCTCATTCTGTACTTCGAGAACGAACAAAT